The Fibrobacter sp. UBA4297 genome includes a window with the following:
- a CDS encoding ABC transporter substrate-binding protein has product MSVHFKKLTLLSILTMAVASMVSGCKDDVSKTPKTSISDYPRNETLYIGGFDWAPPTTFNPLDLDPNFPSDGNIRLMYESLLAYNQLTGKLDPMLADSYTQTDSTITVHLDIQAKWNNGEPVTPEDVIYTFKIDSILPTAHRNNWKHIKSLSADSENHITFHLAANRNPLMVLNAIAETSILPKSVFEPLLKSAKTGKSYNMEKILEFKNENKPVASGPYILKNYAPDQIVLERTENYWRTSKYNGKKPAPKYIIHPIYNGNDNFNNAMVKGNLDVSSIYLPRIWEKTKDSIRAWSREEPYQLPSTITVLVIATQKEPFNNVSFRRALAHAIDFEKIKARAVSNYTPTMQPGFILPFGIEKKFFNKEDADEFGYSYNTEKAREILSEAGYSWNEEGKLLDKKKKPVRSITIECPQGWNDWIEAINVVVESFAEIGITATPSIVDYGAWDSNMRRGTFDLSMKTPPSEHSIANPWNRFYQMLSSTTIKPIGEDAFANQGRFQDSEINQLLLDIPTITDEDSLVDAYRGLNRRFMQTMPVIPVMYRPATFYQFSTKHWTNFPTAENPYAPPGNLVVAAGVSALWEIKPVQPQDNQ; this is encoded by the coding sequence ATGAGCGTCCATTTCAAGAAACTCACCCTTTTGAGCATCCTCACCATGGCTGTTGCGTCTATGGTATCAGGTTGCAAAGACGATGTTTCCAAGACGCCAAAAACTTCGATATCTGACTACCCGCGTAACGAGACTCTCTATATCGGCGGTTTTGACTGGGCACCGCCCACGACATTTAATCCGCTTGACCTGGACCCAAACTTTCCTTCTGACGGCAATATCCGCCTGATGTACGAATCTCTGCTAGCATACAACCAGCTCACAGGAAAACTGGACCCGATGCTTGCGGATTCATATACCCAGACAGACTCGACCATCACCGTACATCTGGACATACAGGCTAAATGGAACAACGGAGAACCCGTTACTCCAGAAGACGTCATTTACACATTCAAGATTGACTCCATTCTCCCGACGGCGCACCGCAACAACTGGAAACACATCAAGTCGCTTTCCGCCGACAGCGAAAACCACATCACGTTCCATCTCGCCGCGAATAGGAATCCGCTCATGGTCCTGAACGCCATTGCCGAGACCTCAATACTCCCCAAGTCCGTATTCGAGCCATTGCTCAAGTCCGCTAAAACCGGCAAGAGCTACAACATGGAGAAGATTCTCGAATTCAAGAACGAGAACAAGCCAGTAGCTTCAGGACCTTATATTTTAAAGAACTATGCACCAGACCAAATCGTATTGGAACGCACCGAAAACTACTGGCGCACAAGCAAATACAATGGCAAAAAGCCCGCTCCAAAATACATCATCCACCCCATCTATAACGGGAACGACAACTTCAACAATGCAATGGTCAAAGGCAACCTGGACGTGTCCTCCATCTATTTGCCTAGAATTTGGGAAAAAACAAAGGACAGCATCCGCGCCTGGAGCCGCGAAGAGCCCTACCAGCTTCCATCCACAATTACCGTTCTCGTAATCGCGACACAAAAAGAACCTTTCAACAACGTAAGTTTCCGCCGCGCTCTCGCACACGCCATAGACTTCGAGAAAATCAAGGCACGCGCTGTTTCGAACTACACCCCGACCATGCAGCCCGGATTTATCCTCCCGTTTGGCATAGAGAAAAAATTCTTCAATAAAGAGGACGCCGACGAGTTCGGCTACAGCTACAATACAGAAAAAGCTCGCGAAATACTCTCGGAAGCAGGCTACTCCTGGAACGAAGAAGGCAAGCTCCTCGACAAGAAGAAGAAACCAGTCCGAAGTATTACCATCGAATGCCCGCAAGGCTGGAACGACTGGATAGAAGCCATCAATGTTGTCGTGGAATCGTTTGCAGAAATCGGCATTACAGCAACGCCAAGCATCGTGGACTACGGGGCCTGGGACTCAAACATGCGCAGAGGTACATTTGACCTATCCATGAAGACGCCGCCCTCGGAACACTCCATCGCGAACCCATGGAACAGATTCTACCAAATGCTAAGCAGCACCACTATCAAGCCCATTGGCGAAGACGCATTTGCAAATCAGGGACGCTTCCAGGACAGCGAAATAAACCAGCTTCTATTAGACATCCCGACCATAACGGACGAAGATTCTCTAGTAGACGCTTACAGGGGTCTGAACAGACGATTCATGCAAACCATGCCTGTAATCCCAGTAATGTACAGACCGGCGACCTTCTACCAGTTTTCAACCAAACACTGGACGAATTTTCCGACAGCCGAAAATCCGTACGCTCCACCAGGCAACCTCGTTGTTGCGGCAGGAGTGAGCGCATTGTGGGAAATTAAACCTGTCCAACCGCAGGATAATCAATAA
- a CDS encoding LTA synthase family protein gives MKNFIQKIAKFLEPSKNLVLISLAFWVTHILLRVMLLFRSNPYGFPFVSKPDWFIFHAVCIDFMWICNALVVFMVLGGIATKIASSRCVNSRSATSAIQKVAKVTTIAYTVFHSVILLFTLLDNEVMRFLGGHLSFGLMDTYKDTSSIAMFYDYVANDLSVPYLQFVVLVLMLPLTYGLYKLLYKHYRTPDGLRMKKSVIAMVIFYIASYLFVYFIWTGNARMAKLRPVVSLVYNDLFVTKKVAGLTGKELATYRTSYQNLWQRVEGDSLWKFSDAKEGHGLPLYRVPTAELQNNEKLAAQREMKPNFILVLMESHRGLNTGYMNPQIQPSPTPFLDSLAANSHVWMRMHTSGVPTTGGVLSTHLGIPHHSRLAQATDLAHVTLPSFVSVLTENGYSTHYMSAADPAWDNLGVWMAKWYTAEHYNREREDDSTFMDHAAEFVRDTLSKVGKPFLATLMTRSNHYPFNFAAGMTDEEKARPLQERINVTMNYADRQLARFIRAIQNEEWYKNTYVIIMADHGFPLGENGVSTMNGGGFSNISWIPFIIHGKGLDATRDTTTAAQIDIAPTVLELAGYAVPNIFMGHNLLRDTKTILNADSTSVKKERAGLSLGAYSGYSALGLDNYRVVSKTASNDEVYLFNDSDMRQEHDLAKTEAERTAKMHATLDTLIKISDYSLEHGL, from the coding sequence ATGAAAAATTTTATACAGAAAATTGCCAAGTTCTTAGAGCCGTCCAAGAATTTGGTTTTAATCTCGCTCGCATTCTGGGTGACGCACATTCTGTTGCGCGTGATGCTCTTGTTCCGCAGCAACCCTTACGGATTCCCGTTTGTTTCAAAGCCGGACTGGTTCATTTTCCACGCGGTTTGCATCGACTTCATGTGGATTTGCAATGCGCTCGTGGTATTTATGGTGCTCGGCGGGATTGCAACAAAAATCGCAAGTTCGAGATGCGTAAATTCGAGAAGCGCGACATCCGCAATTCAAAAAGTCGCAAAGGTCACGACAATTGCATACACGGTTTTCCATAGCGTCATCTTGCTCTTTACGCTCCTCGATAACGAAGTAATGCGTTTCCTCGGCGGACATTTAAGCTTTGGGCTTATGGACACGTATAAAGACACTTCGTCCATCGCCATGTTCTATGACTACGTGGCAAACGACTTGTCCGTTCCATACTTGCAGTTCGTCGTACTCGTGCTGATGCTCCCGCTCACCTACGGTCTATACAAACTGCTGTACAAGCATTACCGCACGCCTGACGGACTGCGCATGAAAAAGTCCGTCATCGCAATGGTCATTTTCTACATTGCCTCGTACTTATTCGTTTATTTTATCTGGACTGGAAACGCCCGCATGGCAAAGCTCCGTCCTGTTGTATCACTCGTCTATAACGATTTATTTGTCACTAAAAAAGTTGCAGGTCTTACAGGAAAAGAGCTTGCCACCTACCGAACCTCCTACCAGAATTTGTGGCAGCGCGTTGAAGGCGATAGCCTCTGGAAATTCTCGGACGCTAAAGAAGGCCATGGTCTTCCGCTTTACCGAGTTCCAACCGCAGAACTCCAGAACAACGAAAAGCTCGCCGCCCAGCGCGAAATGAAGCCGAACTTTATCCTCGTGCTTATGGAATCGCATCGCGGGCTCAATACAGGCTACATGAATCCGCAGATTCAGCCCTCGCCCACGCCGTTCCTTGATTCGCTCGCCGCCAATTCACACGTGTGGATGCGCATGCACACCAGCGGCGTTCCGACCACCGGAGGAGTCCTTTCAACGCACCTCGGCATCCCACACCACTCTAGACTTGCCCAAGCCACCGATCTTGCGCATGTGACACTCCCAAGTTTTGTCTCTGTGCTGACCGAGAATGGCTACAGCACGCATTACATGTCTGCCGCAGACCCCGCCTGGGATAACCTCGGCGTCTGGATGGCCAAATGGTACACCGCCGAACATTACAACCGCGAACGAGAAGACGATTCTACCTTTATGGACCACGCTGCAGAATTTGTACGCGACACGCTTTCCAAAGTTGGTAAGCCGTTCCTCGCCACGCTTATGACGCGTTCGAACCATTATCCGTTCAATTTTGCCGCCGGCATGACCGATGAAGAAAAAGCGCGCCCGTTGCAAGAACGCATCAACGTCACGATGAATTACGCCGACAGGCAGCTCGCCCGATTCATCCGCGCCATCCAAAACGAAGAATGGTACAAGAACACCTACGTCATCATCATGGCAGACCATGGATTCCCTTTGGGTGAAAACGGCGTTTCGACCATGAACGGCGGCGGATTCTCGAACATCAGCTGGATTCCGTTCATTATCCACGGCAAAGGACTCGACGCGACACGAGACACGACGACAGCCGCACAAATCGACATCGCGCCCACCGTACTTGAACTCGCTGGCTACGCCGTCCCGAACATTTTCATGGGACACAACTTGCTGCGCGACACAAAAACCATTCTCAATGCAGACAGCACGAGCGTTAAAAAGGAACGCGCAGGGCTCTCGCTAGGCGCTTACTCGGGCTACTCCGCGCTCGGTCTCGACAACTACCGCGTTGTTTCCAAGACCGCAAGTAACGACGAAGTCTATCTCTTTAATGATAGCGACATGCGACAGGAACACGACCTCGCCAAAACAGAAGCCGAACGCACTGCAAAAATGCACGCTACGCTCGACACACTCATCAAGATTTCGGATTACTCACTCGAACACGGGCTGTAA
- a CDS encoding CDP-alcohol phosphatidyltransferase family protein, with the protein MGKLRFVLPNTFTSLNFLLGVFSICWTTGAFGSFSTADQIRMGAYFVMLSALFDKLDGFAARLVNASSEFGAQFDSLADLVAFGLAPAFCFFFTYKIYAPDWFQNHGLLMTIALAIYVLCAAMRLAKYNACDSDTYHHHFSGLPSTFAGMVNATLIVFLMTKGVFADSNTFLFWLPIIVFVATGFLMVSPLFLPKLQPRKNKAFNIFQIVLILLTYVAGLLFYNPKVPFILEYLLILGASYMLIGFGVGLAYRKQIIEEAMKSKQ; encoded by the coding sequence GTGGGAAAATTACGTTTTGTTTTGCCTAATACTTTCACAAGCCTGAACTTTTTGCTCGGTGTATTTTCCATTTGCTGGACAACCGGAGCTTTTGGTTCGTTTAGTACGGCAGACCAAATCCGCATGGGTGCATACTTTGTCATGCTGAGTGCTCTTTTCGACAAGCTTGACGGCTTTGCCGCACGCCTCGTGAACGCCAGTTCCGAATTCGGAGCCCAGTTCGACAGCCTCGCCGACTTGGTAGCTTTCGGCCTTGCACCGGCATTCTGCTTTTTCTTCACCTACAAGATTTATGCACCGGACTGGTTCCAGAACCACGGTCTCCTGATGACCATCGCACTTGCCATTTACGTGCTCTGCGCCGCCATGCGCCTTGCCAAGTATAATGCTTGCGATTCTGACACGTATCATCATCACTTCTCCGGCCTTCCCTCTACTTTCGCCGGCATGGTCAACGCAACTCTCATCGTGTTCCTCATGACCAAGGGCGTTTTTGCAGACTCGAATACCTTCCTCTTCTGGCTTCCGATCATCGTGTTTGTCGCCACGGGTTTCTTGATGGTAAGCCCGCTGTTCCTCCCGAAGCTCCAGCCACGCAAGAACAAGGCATTCAACATTTTCCAGATTGTCTTGATTTTACTCACCTACGTTGCCGGCCTCCTCTTCTATAACCCGAAGGTTCCGTTCATTCTTGAATACCTGCTCATTCTCGGAGCAAGCTATATGCTGATCGGTTTCGGTGTGGGCCTCGCCTACCGCAAGCAGATTATTGAAGAAGCGATGAAGAGTAAGCAGTAA
- the mpaA gene encoding murein tripeptide amidase MpaA codes for MNYSPDSRGIIRLPSLEYGRSVLGAPLLYYPCKNECKLLVMAGIHGEESETTFLLSRVLRAFDESFDSVAFILCANPDGVALGTRGNANGVDLNRNFKTQNFSTEKVGSRSILEAPRDTLLSPGAFAESEPETQTLVALIEKLKPASVLAMHAPMGCVDAPQKTTLVEGVMEAFNLPWLPDIGYKTPGSFGTWCGERNLECVTLELPRMSLEQLFDRYGRSFAEFLERFVSR; via the coding sequence ATGAACTATTCTCCAGATTCTCGTGGTATTATCCGGTTGCCTTCTCTTGAATATGGACGCTCTGTGCTGGGCGCTCCGCTGCTGTACTACCCGTGCAAGAACGAATGCAAGTTGCTTGTAATGGCGGGGATTCATGGCGAAGAATCAGAGACGACGTTCCTCCTGAGCCGTGTGCTCCGTGCTTTTGACGAGTCTTTTGATTCTGTTGCATTTATTTTGTGCGCCAATCCGGATGGTGTCGCTCTTGGAACGCGCGGGAACGCCAATGGCGTGGACTTGAACCGCAATTTCAAGACGCAGAACTTCTCGACAGAAAAGGTCGGTTCGCGCTCGATTCTCGAAGCACCTCGCGATACGCTTTTGTCGCCGGGCGCATTTGCAGAAAGCGAACCGGAAACGCAAACGCTTGTTGCGTTAATTGAAAAGCTGAAGCCTGCAAGCGTACTTGCGATGCATGCCCCAATGGGCTGCGTTGATGCCCCGCAAAAGACAACGCTTGTCGAAGGCGTGATGGAGGCATTTAACTTGCCTTGGTTGCCGGACATTGGGTACAAGACGCCGGGGAGCTTCGGGACGTGGTGCGGTGAACGCAACCTGGAATGCGTGACGCTTGAACTCCCGCGCATGTCGCTCGAACAGCTGTTTGACCGCTATGGTCGTTCGTTCGCAGAATTCTTGGAACGCTTTGTATCGCGTTAG
- a CDS encoding glycosyltransferase, translating to MFTIVDFNNFWSPSGGGVRRYHLQKMAFYERQNEVLSVFVMPSASTYTETRSDGLIIEHVEAFRFPGNWEYRFMWKSKQIRPILEKYKPDVIEVGSPYILPSAVRSIAKKVVPNAALFSFWHADFPVTYVGRPIAKKFGAGVGVFSRKIAFWYAKQEFKGFDCVQASSKEAMARLKKNGLPDPRWIPLGCDIDTFSPSRRDEALVNELKDGDPNRLTIFFPHRHCNEKGIDLVLGAYDILTQKLGHEPAIVFAGTGPSLPLVQEAAAKYKHVSYIGFVNSIDEMARYYASVDMGLALSGWETFGLSILESMASGNALVGAAAGAAFEHVTESGAGTILKERTPEALADAIVELYHSDLTDKKIKARKYAEKFSWNDCFKRQLALYKEIFGNKK from the coding sequence ATGTTTACCATTGTCGATTTCAATAACTTCTGGAGTCCGTCAGGAGGCGGAGTCCGCCGTTACCATTTGCAGAAAATGGCGTTTTACGAACGCCAAAACGAAGTCCTTTCCGTTTTCGTGATGCCCTCGGCAAGCACTTATACCGAAACACGAAGCGATGGCTTGATTATCGAACATGTAGAAGCATTCCGATTCCCTGGCAACTGGGAATACCGCTTCATGTGGAAGTCCAAACAAATTCGACCGATTCTTGAGAAGTACAAGCCGGACGTAATTGAAGTGGGTTCGCCTTACATTTTGCCATCCGCCGTGCGCAGCATTGCAAAAAAAGTTGTTCCCAATGCGGCACTGTTCAGCTTTTGGCACGCCGACTTCCCCGTGACTTACGTGGGACGCCCCATCGCCAAAAAATTTGGAGCGGGCGTAGGCGTTTTTTCCCGCAAAATCGCATTCTGGTACGCCAAACAAGAATTTAAAGGCTTTGATTGCGTACAAGCGTCATCGAAAGAAGCGATGGCACGCCTCAAAAAGAATGGACTCCCCGACCCGCGTTGGATTCCGCTCGGTTGCGATATTGACACCTTCTCGCCAAGCCGCCGCGACGAAGCGCTCGTGAATGAACTCAAGGACGGCGACCCGAACCGCCTTACGATATTCTTCCCGCACAGGCATTGCAACGAAAAAGGCATTGACCTTGTTCTTGGCGCTTACGACATTTTGACGCAAAAACTCGGACACGAGCCCGCCATCGTCTTTGCAGGCACAGGTCCAAGTCTCCCGCTCGTGCAAGAAGCGGCCGCAAAATACAAGCACGTCAGCTATATCGGCTTTGTGAATTCCATCGACGAGATGGCTCGCTATTACGCAAGTGTCGACATGGGACTTGCACTCTCTGGCTGGGAAACTTTTGGACTTTCAATTCTAGAAAGCATGGCAAGCGGAAACGCTCTCGTCGGAGCTGCCGCCGGAGCCGCATTCGAACACGTCACAGAATCGGGTGCAGGCACAATTCTCAAAGAACGCACGCCCGAAGCATTGGCAGATGCGATTGTCGAGCTCTACCATTCCGATCTCACCGACAAGAAGATTAAAGCTCGTAAATACGCTGAAAAATTCAGCTGGAACGATTGCTTCAAGCGCCAACTCGCGTTGTACAAAGAAATTTTTGGAAATAAAAAATGA
- a CDS encoding M15 family metallopeptidase, with protein sequence MTDLLSLDLLPYGLGTPDLVEFQPGYFVDREIVDDLRALSNEAKANGFELRIESAYRSFEKQLSIWNRKARGELKLLNEKGEPMERPKDEEELMYAILTWSALPGASRHHLGTDIDVVDGAACPEGYEVQLTPAECSGMFAKFHAFLTSRMEAGSSFGFSRVFIPGRGKIKPEGWHIAHLPTSRKHLEHFSLDTLRSIYERSDMECKRAVLANLPQLAEEYIYPYFI encoded by the coding sequence ATGACGGACTTGTTGTCTCTGGATTTGTTGCCCTACGGTCTTGGAACGCCTGACTTGGTGGAATTCCAGCCGGGATACTTTGTAGACCGCGAAATTGTGGATGACTTGCGTGCTTTGTCAAACGAAGCCAAGGCGAACGGTTTTGAACTGCGCATTGAATCGGCGTACCGCTCGTTCGAAAAGCAACTTTCGATTTGGAACCGCAAGGCTCGTGGCGAACTCAAGCTCTTGAATGAAAAGGGCGAGCCGATGGAACGCCCGAAAGACGAAGAAGAGCTGATGTATGCGATTCTCACATGGTCGGCATTGCCGGGGGCGAGCCGTCACCATCTGGGGACGGACATCGACGTGGTCGATGGAGCGGCGTGCCCGGAGGGCTACGAGGTTCAGCTTACGCCTGCGGAGTGCAGTGGCATGTTTGCGAAGTTCCATGCGTTTTTGACTTCCCGTATGGAGGCTGGTTCTTCGTTTGGCTTTAGTCGTGTGTTCATTCCCGGACGCGGGAAAATCAAGCCTGAAGGCTGGCACATTGCGCACTTGCCGACATCGCGTAAGCACTTGGAACATTTCTCGCTGGATACGCTGCGGAGCATCTATGAGCGCTCGGACATGGAATGCAAACGCGCTGTACTAGCGAATCTCCCGCAGCTCGCGGAGGAATATATTTATCCTTACTTTATTTAG
- the ruvC gene encoding crossover junction endodeoxyribonuclease RuvC yields the protein MVILGIDPGSITTGYAFLKKTGNQIQVLEYGTFHANASKNLEDRLVHIVTELEKRLDHYHPDALAMEGVFFAKNVKSALVLGHIRGAILVACHRRGMTYEEYPPKVVKQAVTGNGAASKEHVANMIFAHLGIVGGDLPLDASDALAIAWTHANPAPLAQSLLGKKSKPKKKTTVQQWKDLIEKMGGTIQ from the coding sequence ATGGTTATTCTTGGTATTGACCCGGGATCGATTACGACCGGGTACGCATTTTTAAAAAAGACTGGCAACCAGATTCAGGTGCTGGAATATGGCACGTTTCATGCGAATGCCTCTAAAAACCTCGAGGACAGGCTTGTGCATATCGTAACGGAACTGGAAAAACGCCTGGACCATTACCACCCGGATGCGCTTGCGATGGAAGGCGTGTTCTTTGCCAAGAATGTGAAAAGTGCGCTCGTGCTCGGGCATATCCGTGGGGCGATTCTTGTGGCGTGCCACCGTCGCGGAATGACGTACGAGGAATACCCGCCAAAAGTCGTGAAGCAGGCCGTGACAGGCAATGGTGCGGCCTCGAAGGAACATGTGGCGAATATGATTTTTGCGCATTTGGGAATTGTAGGGGGTGACCTTCCGCTCGATGCTTCGGATGCGCTTGCGATTGCGTGGACTCATGCGAACCCGGCTCCGTTGGCGCAGTCGCTTTTGGGTAAAAAGTCGAAGCCCAAGAAGAAAACGACGGTGCAACAGTGGAAAGACTTGATTGAAAAAATGGGAGGGACGATTCAATGA
- a CDS encoding CHC2 zinc finger domain-containing protein yields the protein MRTKAHPRQLGIPLSRWGRNLIACCPFHAPEETSLFFYDALGYWRYRCLQCGAEGDLVDFLMKSRFNGMDEQTARSEAFEFLGALDKDLANNQDSEHPWVKEVGGEKSKVLECFVRYCHWAACKSPSSAKFLEARGWSIGQAQLYGLGYYSGDPEPFISYCMLSGIERHQISFYLDNLEAYHEPRITIPARNSKGYIHSVYGRLIDDNEKSHTYITYASGPTVIPFNIQADSENPIIVQGFFDALTADLAGIPGVVSTMFQELNINHLYKLKACGAESFTVILRREEDRRNQELKIQKYLKLAEQMHMSLKSIVLPKGDSVDTFVRKNGADQLLDLIANTEVDTIHSHRRSMLLQDIKENFDTAMACPPDQSVGYKLNTFPLLTKEIDGVQSGCFFVSSQPFGLKTLLLSSLTLDLIESNPNLKVIYVAYETPRRQIFDRFVSMLTGQSVLNVRKQNTDNEINQKITDATRDLMNYVRNNRLEIWDDMPSLDFNDLLKTLSQELKDHPDLILVIDGIDHMKITDRPELPDIHEKRSSIMLDLYKALDIPIFLGGELIDSNMGLLGPRAYLRDSDAIYWLTEKDGTLNLSVDSKRMGTSRVYEDKILIDPQSSRMQEA from the coding sequence ATGAGAACTAAAGCTCACCCGAGGCAGTTGGGAATTCCCCTGAGCCGTTGGGGGCGTAACCTTATCGCCTGCTGTCCATTCCATGCTCCAGAAGAAACATCGCTGTTTTTCTACGATGCGCTAGGTTACTGGCGCTACCGCTGTCTCCAATGCGGAGCCGAAGGCGACTTGGTCGATTTTTTGATGAAGAGCCGTTTCAACGGCATGGACGAACAGACCGCCCGTTCCGAAGCCTTTGAATTCCTCGGCGCACTCGACAAGGATCTCGCAAACAATCAGGATAGCGAACACCCGTGGGTCAAGGAAGTCGGCGGCGAAAAGTCCAAGGTGCTCGAATGCTTTGTACGTTACTGCCACTGGGCCGCCTGCAAGAGTCCGTCTTCGGCAAAGTTCCTCGAAGCCCGCGGCTGGAGCATTGGCCAAGCCCAACTTTACGGTCTCGGTTACTACAGCGGCGACCCGGAACCGTTCATCAGCTACTGCATGCTCTCCGGCATCGAACGCCACCAGATCAGTTTTTACCTCGACAACCTCGAAGCGTACCATGAACCGCGAATTACCATTCCGGCCCGCAATTCCAAGGGATATATCCATTCCGTTTACGGTCGCCTCATCGACGACAACGAAAAGAGCCATACCTATATCACGTACGCCTCCGGCCCGACCGTCATTCCGTTCAACATCCAGGCCGATAGCGAGAACCCGATTATCGTGCAAGGTTTCTTTGATGCGCTCACGGCGGACCTCGCCGGCATCCCGGGTGTTGTCTCCACGATGTTCCAGGAACTGAACATCAACCACCTGTACAAACTCAAGGCATGCGGAGCCGAATCGTTCACGGTCATTTTGCGCCGTGAAGAAGACCGCCGGAATCAGGAACTCAAAATCCAGAAATACCTGAAGCTTGCCGAACAGATGCACATGAGCCTCAAGTCCATCGTGCTCCCGAAAGGCGATAGTGTCGACACATTTGTCCGCAAGAACGGCGCCGACCAGTTGCTTGACCTCATCGCAAACACCGAGGTCGATACAATACACTCGCACCGCCGCTCCATGCTACTGCAGGACATCAAGGAAAATTTCGATACCGCAATGGCATGCCCGCCCGACCAGAGCGTAGGCTACAAGCTGAACACGTTCCCCTTGCTCACCAAGGAAATCGACGGTGTACAGTCGGGATGTTTCTTTGTTTCATCACAGCCGTTCGGCCTAAAGACTTTGCTGCTCTCGAGTCTCACGCTGGACCTCATCGAAAGCAACCCGAACCTCAAGGTCATTTACGTCGCTTACGAAACACCGCGCCGCCAAATCTTTGACCGTTTCGTTTCCATGCTCACCGGGCAATCCGTGCTGAACGTCCGCAAGCAGAATACAGACAACGAAATAAACCAAAAGATTACAGATGCCACACGCGATTTAATGAACTATGTGCGCAACAACCGTCTCGAAATCTGGGACGACATGCCTTCTCTTGACTTTAATGACTTGCTCAAGACACTTAGCCAGGAACTCAAGGACCATCCGGACTTGATTCTCGTGATTGACGGTATTGACCACATGAAGATTACCGACCGCCCGGAACTCCCGGACATTCACGAGAAGCGTTCGTCGATTATGCTTGACTTGTACAAGGCTCTCGACATTCCGATATTCCTCGGTGGCGAGCTCATTGATTCCAACATGGGACTCCTTGGCCCGCGCGCATACCTCCGCGATTCCGATGCCATTTACTGGCTAACCGAAAAGGACGGTACTCTGAACCTCTCGGTGGATTCCAAGCGCATGGGCACGAGCCGCGTGTACGAAGACAAGATTTTGATTGACCCACAATCTAGCCGCATGCAAGAAGCTTAA